A window from Balearica regulorum gibbericeps isolate bBalReg1 chromosome 1, bBalReg1.pri, whole genome shotgun sequence encodes these proteins:
- the MLNR gene encoding motilin receptor, which produces MWGGGGNGSEGEPWPWPPCDERLCLALPVRALVPVTAVCLGLFVVGVVGNVLTVLVIRGYRDMKTTTNLYLGSMAVSDLLILLGLPFDLYRLWRSRPWIFGQLLCRLSHYLSEGCTYCTILHITALTVERYLAICFPLKAKVVVTKRRVKAVIGVLWAFALLSASPFFFLVDVEQPDNHTDFSRECKPTPQAVESGLLATMFWVTTSYFVLPVICLNVLYGFIGRELWRSNAHLRGPNAVLREKGHRQTVKILAVVVLAFVICWLPFHIGRIIFINTQDTRMMLFSQYFNIFALQLFYLSASINPILYNLISKKYRAAAYKLLLPHRAAERAFTVTKDAGGYTDTSASTRHEYATSF; this is translated from the exons ATGTGGGGCGGCGGCGGGAACGGCAGCGAGGGAGAGCCCTGGCCGTGGCCGCCGTGCGACGAGAGGCTGTGTTTGGCGCTGCCGGTGCGGGCGCTCGTGCCCGTTACGGCCGTCTGTCTGGGGCTCTTCGTGGTCGGCGTGGTGGGAAACGTCCTGACGGTGCTGGTCATCCGTGGCTACCGAGACATGAAGACCACCACCAACCTCTACCTGGGCAGCATGGCTGTCTCGGACCTGCTCATCCTCCTGGGGCTGCCCTTCGACCTCTACCGCCTCTGGCGCTCCCGGCCCTGGATTTTTGGGCAGCTGCTGTGCCGCCTCTCCCACTACCTCAGCGAGGGCTGCACATACTGCACCATCCTCCACATCACTGCCCTCACGGTGGAGCGCTACCTTGCCATCTGCTTCCCCCTCAAGGCCAAGGTGGTCGTCACCAAGCGCCGAGTGAAGGCCGTCATCGGCGTCCTCTGGGCTTTTGCCTTACTCTCTGCCAGCCCCTTCTTCTTCCTGGTCGATGTGGAGCAGCCCGACAACCACACTGACTTCAGCCGCGAGTGCAAACCCACCCCACAGGCTGTGGAGTCCGGCCTCCTGGCCACCATGTTCTGGGTCACCACGTCCTACTTTGTCCTGCCTGTCATCTGCCTCAACGTCCTCTACGGCTTCATCGGCCGGGAGCTGTGGCGGAGCAACGCCCACCTGCGGGGTCCCAACGCAGTCCTCCGGGAGAAGGGGCACCGCCAGACCGTCAAGATCTTGG CTGTGGTGGTTCTGGCCTTTGTAATTTGCTGGTTGCCTTTCCACATTGGCAGGATCATATTTATAAACACCCAGGACACCAGGATGATGCTGTTCTCCCAGTACTTTAATATATTCGCTCTGCAGCTTTTCTACCTGAGCGCATCCATCAACCCTATCCTTTATAACCTCATTTCGAAGAAGTACAGGGCAGCAGCCTACAAGCTGCTCTTGCCACACCGAGCTGCAGAAAGGGCTTTCACAGTAACAAAAGACGCTGGTGGCTACACAGACACCAGTGCTAGCACAAGACACGAGTACGCCACCAGCTTCTGA